The Vigna angularis cultivar LongXiaoDou No.4 chromosome 6, ASM1680809v1, whole genome shotgun sequence genome contains the following window.
TGGAAGTGTGACTATATCATTGATTATTTGGGTTTTGACATTCCACCTACGCAAGTCATTCCCTGGAGGGAAGATGAGTGTTGTGTGCTCTCATTCTTTTTACTTTATGCAATTCGTTTAtggttattaattttttgttgtatatagagaaaaaagaaatcctCAATAATTATCAATTATCATTTCAGGGTTGTCACTAGCGACCAAATTCCGGACTTGTGGCAACCCTCTCTGTTGTTTCATTACACTATAGGATAAAGTGTAGCTGTTGCTCCCATTTGTACTCCATCAAGGTCTTTTGTTACCCTTTAATAACTAAAGTTTCTCACCACCATACCTTTCTGTACTTTTCTTGCTTCTTTGTTGAAACTGACATTAAACTCCATTTTTTTCTACTGTACCTAATCATGGAAATAAAATGGATGTATTCTGAAGCTCTATATTTGgtgtcttatttttattttcattttcagatgtatcttttatttaatttaatcagtTAAAATTTTTGTAGCCATCTCAAAATTTAAACCGCCGTAGCTGCCattttcatgtttattttaaatcaattttttagaAACATGTTATCAAAATGAACTTTCTATCGCAATATAAATTtttgacataaatataaaatgtaatttacaTGCTTAATTTATCTCAAACATTTGACAGGttagaatattaatttattttcttttatttaaagacACTATTACACACTTTTTCATTTGGTCTCAACAATGTCAGACTGCTAGCTAGATATCCTGTTACAAACTAAATAGATAATTGGTTTAGGtactatatatttaattttctaataagtTATGAATTTCCTCTTTACTGTTTATCGctacaaatattatttcattgGTCAAACCATTTTCATTAGCTTTCAATTAATTTCCAAATAGATGACAAATGTCTACAAAGATCAACAATTGATTAGATTGTTGTGTTTTACATATAAGAACAAGTAAACTTATTCAACGTGTGTTGCTGAGTTAAAATGTTTAATgctttttatgaaaattttaaaaaataatgtgacGATTATTAAATATCACAATAAAATGTtatgaaacaataaaaattagGGAAAGCACGTGTTACCCTAAATTACCATAAGACAAATAGAATTCTCTGAATTTGACAcagtttcaatattttataatattggcCTGTGAAGATCGATTTCAATCCAGTTTTATTAGTTTGTGAATGAGAAAAGATGATATGAAAGAAAATGCAATGAATCTGttggaaagaaaggaaaaaaggttgagaaaaatgaaaagatgaaaattgattattatcCTGACTTGAGAGTGGAGTAACAGAGGGTCCCAGTGGATCCTTATCTTAGCAGGTCTCCCACTTACGTCACAGTGGTAGAATCTTTTGCCCCAaataattaatagtttaattaaGGCGTTGTTTGGATGAGAAGAACAGAGGCATGAGGTTAGGgtgatttgaaagatgaagaagaagtgagagtgagagtgagagaATGCGAATGGCATCATCGTCGTCGGCGTTCATGGTGATCTGCATCCTGCACTCGCTCATAGCGGTCACGTGCGGTGCGCTGATGATGTTCTACATGAAGGAGGTCTACACGTTCGGCCACGGAGTCCAGACCGCCACCAAGCTCTTGGGATCGACGCCCCACGATCAGCTCCTCATCAAAACCTCCGATTCCTTCTCCGGCCTTCTCCTCGTCGCCATTGGCTTCCTCCTCTTCATGGTCTCCTTCGTCAGGGATCGCGATTTTCAGGTCTTCTTCGCCAAGGGCTGCACGCTTCTCCACCTCTTCATGGCCATGTGGAGGATCTACTTCGAACGCAAGGTCGAGGATCTTGCCTGGGATTGGCTCCGCCAGACTGTTGGTGACCTTCTCTTGGCCCTCTCCTGGGTCTTCTTTCTTGTTTACTCTTGGAGGGAGAAGTATGATTAGTTTCCccctttctttttccttgtcattttc
Protein-coding sequences here:
- the LOC108342187 gene encoding uncharacterized protein LOC108342187, yielding MRMASSSSAFMVICILHSLIAVTCGALMMFYMKEVYTFGHGVQTATKLLGSTPHDQLLIKTSDSFSGLLLVAIGFLLFMVSFVRDRDFQVFFAKGCTLLHLFMAMWRIYFERKVEDLAWDWLRQTVGDLLLALSWVFFLVYSWREKYD